A window of the Azospirillum formosense genome harbors these coding sequences:
- a CDS encoding ParB/RepB/Spo0J family partition protein produces MSRKLERTSTRIFDKAAQRGGDALFGLSADFPRLIEVDLDRVHPNPDQPRRHFDDQSLQELANSIARHGLKQPVLVQDLGDGDYRLIAGERRLRACGLAGRQTIFAIVTDGDPDELALIENIQRVDLDAMELARAFARLIERHDYTHEALGQVIGRSQAEVTRTLSLLRLPADIVAEFETRHRSVPKSILTEIAAVDDPVLQRKLWDTIKDGGTVKALREAKRAQMGGGEPDSGASARVQPAPAVRFVSAVQRIAKDFSAVDAGELRAHRKQLSEAQWQELRRLHALLDELLA; encoded by the coding sequence ATGTCTCGTAAACTCGAACGGACCAGCACCCGCATTTTCGACAAGGCGGCGCAGCGCGGCGGGGACGCGCTGTTCGGGCTGTCCGCCGACTTCCCGCGGCTGATCGAGGTCGATCTCGACCGGGTGCACCCCAATCCGGACCAGCCGCGCCGCCATTTCGACGACCAGTCGCTGCAGGAGCTGGCCAACTCCATCGCCCGCCACGGGCTGAAGCAGCCGGTCCTCGTGCAGGATCTCGGCGATGGGGACTACCGGCTGATCGCCGGTGAGCGGCGCCTGCGCGCCTGCGGGCTGGCCGGGCGCCAGACCATCTTCGCCATCGTCACCGACGGCGACCCCGACGAGCTGGCGTTGATCGAGAACATCCAGCGCGTCGACCTCGACGCCATGGAACTGGCCCGCGCCTTCGCCCGGCTGATCGAGCGGCACGACTACACGCACGAGGCGCTGGGGCAGGTGATCGGGCGCAGCCAGGCGGAGGTGACGCGCACCCTGTCCCTCCTGCGTCTGCCCGCCGACATCGTCGCTGAATTTGAAACACGCCACCGCTCCGTCCCGAAAAGCATCCTGACGGAGATCGCCGCGGTGGACGATCCGGTCCTGCAGAGGAAGCTGTGGGACACCATCAAGGACGGCGGCACCGTCAAGGCGCTGCGCGAGGCCAAGCGCGCCCAGATGGGCGGCGGCGAGCCGGATTCCGGGGCGTCGGCGCGGGTTCAGCCGGCCCCGGCGGTGCGGTTCGTCTCCGCCGTCCAGCGCATCGCCAAGGACTTTTCCGCCGTCGACGCCGGCGAGCTGCG